In Streptomyces chartreusis, the following proteins share a genomic window:
- a CDS encoding transferase yields MTTGQGTTSVADLRTDCTADADGRLTFALRAPSATGRLLLRLRPKKGQPEKVLHTVDLEPAEDGRPRAVLEPEPALAEGRWDVYLIPEPGVPRQRLRPGLRDLRTLVDGHLRDWPSPVAVRVPYVTRDGYLALRAWLRTAHAEVEGIDVTDRSMTVRARLHGVSFGAGPAVRLRLRGAGGTERTVVPVVGKDGRGFSFTVDYGELAGDAGTGNRVWDLSVRVDGGTSVRIGRLLDDVADRKDIFVLPAATIGGAVVRPYYTVDNDLSVLADRT; encoded by the coding sequence ATGACCACCGGACAAGGCACGACGAGCGTGGCCGACCTCCGCACCGACTGCACGGCCGACGCGGACGGCCGCCTCACCTTCGCGCTGCGGGCACCGTCGGCCACGGGCCGTCTGCTGCTGCGACTCCGCCCCAAGAAGGGGCAGCCCGAAAAGGTCCTGCACACCGTCGACCTGGAACCGGCGGAGGACGGCCGACCGCGGGCCGTACTGGAGCCGGAGCCCGCGCTCGCCGAGGGCCGGTGGGACGTCTACCTGATCCCCGAACCCGGTGTGCCACGGCAGCGACTGCGTCCCGGGCTGCGGGACCTTCGGACCCTCGTCGACGGCCATCTGCGCGACTGGCCGTCACCGGTCGCCGTACGGGTCCCGTACGTCACCAGGGACGGATACCTCGCGCTGCGGGCGTGGCTGCGCACCGCCCACGCGGAGGTCGAGGGCATCGATGTCACGGACCGCTCGATGACCGTCAGGGCACGGCTGCACGGCGTCAGCTTCGGCGCGGGACCGGCCGTGCGGCTGCGCCTGCGGGGCGCGGGCGGCACCGAGCGGACCGTCGTCCCCGTGGTCGGGAAGGACGGGCGGGGGTTCTCCTTCACCGTGGACTACGGGGAGTTGGCCGGTGACGCCGGTACCGGCAACCGGGTCTGGGACCTGTCCGTCCGCGTCGACGGTGGGACCTCGGTCCGGATCGGCCGCCTCCTCGACGACGTCGCGGACCGCAAGGACATCTTCGTTCTCCCCGCGGCCACGATCGGCGGCGCGGTCGTGCGGCCCTACTACACGGTCGACAACGATCTCTCGGTACTTGCGGACAGAACCTGA
- a CDS encoding glycosyltransferase family 4 protein — MKISFLLHNAYGIGGTITTTFNLAQALADRHEVEIVSVLRHRERPNFALDPRVSLRPLVDLRHEKEHPLHLRPARVFPAAEYRYGQYSELTDQRIGECLAQTDAEVVIGTRPGLNVHLARQAPEHVVRIGQEHLTLDNHSPRLRTALRRAYRRLDVLTTVTEADAASYRRKMRLPGVRVEALPNSVPDPVLPAADGTAKVIVAAGRLVPVKRYDLLIEAFAPVAAAHPDWRLRIYGKGEEQARLRQLIEDLGLSDHAFLMGAAAPMEAEWVKGSIGATAANFEPFGMTIVEAMRCGLPVVSTDCPYGPGEIIEDGTDGRLVPVGDREAMSAALLELVRGDERRRRMGRRALENARRFGPVPVVEQAERLIDEAMAARGTARQGAPERGRIQRALVSQGFAARDAAYAVASGALHMVRRGNR, encoded by the coding sequence ATGAAGATCTCTTTCCTGCTCCACAACGCCTACGGGATCGGAGGCACGATCACCACCACGTTCAACCTGGCCCAGGCACTCGCCGACCGGCACGAGGTGGAGATCGTCTCGGTCCTGCGGCACCGCGAACGCCCGAACTTCGCCCTGGACCCGCGAGTGTCGTTAAGGCCACTGGTCGACCTGAGACATGAGAAGGAACATCCGCTGCACCTCAGACCGGCGCGGGTGTTCCCCGCCGCCGAATACCGCTACGGGCAGTACAGCGAACTGACCGACCAGCGGATCGGCGAATGTCTGGCGCAGACCGACGCCGAGGTCGTCATCGGCACCCGCCCTGGGCTCAACGTGCACCTGGCGCGCCAGGCGCCGGAGCACGTCGTCCGCATCGGGCAGGAGCACCTCACCCTCGACAACCACTCGCCCCGGCTGCGCACCGCGCTGCGTCGCGCCTACCGCCGGCTCGACGTGCTGACCACGGTCACCGAGGCGGACGCCGCCTCCTACCGGCGCAAGATGCGCCTGCCCGGAGTCCGGGTGGAGGCACTCCCGAACAGCGTCCCCGACCCGGTGCTGCCCGCGGCGGACGGCACCGCGAAGGTGATCGTCGCGGCGGGCCGACTGGTCCCGGTGAAGCGCTACGACCTCCTCATCGAGGCCTTCGCCCCGGTCGCCGCCGCCCACCCGGACTGGCGGCTGCGCATCTACGGCAAGGGCGAGGAACAGGCGCGGCTGCGGCAGCTCATCGAGGACCTCGGCCTGAGCGACCACGCCTTCCTGATGGGAGCCGCGGCACCCATGGAGGCGGAGTGGGTCAAGGGCTCGATCGGCGCGACCGCGGCCAACTTCGAACCGTTCGGCATGACGATCGTGGAGGCGATGCGCTGCGGCCTGCCGGTCGTCAGCACCGACTGCCCGTACGGACCCGGCGAGATCATCGAGGACGGCACCGACGGCCGGCTCGTCCCTGTCGGAGACCGCGAGGCGATGAGCGCCGCGCTGCTGGAACTCGTACGTGGCGACGAGCGGCGCCGACGCATGGGCCGCAGGGCACTGGAGAACGCGCGACGGTTCGGCCCCGTCCCGGTCGTGGAGCAGGCCGAGCGGCTCATCGACGAGGCGATGGCCGCACGGGGGACCGCGCGACAGGGGGCACCGGAACGCGGCCGAATACAACGCGCCCTGGTCAGCCAGGGCTTCGCCGCACGCGACGCCGCGTACGCCGTGGCCTCGGGTGCGCTGCACATGGTACGGAGGGGAAACCGATGA
- a CDS encoding alpha-galactosidase: MPGLLPVTSGPSRGGTLSGRGDGFSVRGGFSWGHSALRAEFAVAADGTPRLVGLDRPGGPRPVDPESALPLVELTALGHGSGWSGTRFTGTALGTRLKYRDHRTGRRGDWRWLHIELHDPDTGLTAFVELTSPDGLPVLRSRVRLRNDGTDPLVLQSVSSLLLGGLPAPDTLDVLRARNDWLAECRWYTEPLRGTVADINGAVHGHASRAALVLAGRGSWPTDGHLPMGALTERGSGRTWLWQVESPAGWRWDLGESAHGTHLALNGPTDAEHQWRVGLGTGEEFTTVPGVLAVASGLDEAMGALTSYRRAVRRPHPDHSALPVVFNDYMNTLMGDPTTEKLLPLIDAAAEAGAEYFCVDAGWYDDSADGGWWDGVGEWLPSTRRFPDGGIAVVLDRIRERGMVPGLWLEPEAVGVRSPLASALPPDAFFQRDGIRLTEQGRHQLDLRHPAARAHLDKAIDRIVGEWGVGYLKLDYNIVIAPGTTAPGDVSPGAGLLGHAHAYLDWLSEVLDRHPHLVIENCASGGMRMDGATLAVTQLQSTSDQQDPLRYPPIAAAAPSAVPPEQGAVWAYPQPEYDDDLIAFTLGGALLGRIHLSGHLDRMTKHQLALVQDALVTYKSIRRDLARAVPFWPLGLPGWTDEWLALGLRSPDDRTTYLTVWRRSGQNELRLSIHHLADREARVEILHPSSVPAGSVVRDEDGALRVTLPRTPGVLLVRLSST, encoded by the coding sequence ATGCCAGGATTGTTACCGGTCACATCGGGGCCGTCAAGAGGGGGCACCTTGTCCGGTAGGGGTGATGGGTTCAGCGTGCGTGGCGGGTTCAGTTGGGGCCACTCCGCGCTGCGGGCCGAGTTCGCCGTCGCCGCCGACGGAACTCCGCGGCTCGTGGGTCTCGACCGTCCGGGCGGGCCACGTCCCGTCGACCCCGAGTCCGCCCTCCCGCTCGTCGAGTTGACGGCGCTCGGGCACGGCAGCGGCTGGTCCGGCACGCGCTTCACCGGCACGGCCCTCGGAACGCGGCTGAAGTACCGGGACCACCGCACCGGCAGGCGCGGCGACTGGAGGTGGCTGCACATCGAACTCCACGACCCGGACACAGGGTTGACGGCGTTCGTCGAGCTGACATCCCCCGACGGACTCCCGGTGCTCCGTTCCCGGGTCCGGCTGCGCAACGACGGCACCGACCCCCTCGTCCTCCAGTCCGTCAGCAGCCTGCTGCTCGGCGGGCTCCCCGCGCCCGACACCCTCGATGTGCTGCGCGCCCGCAACGACTGGCTCGCGGAGTGCCGTTGGTACACCGAGCCGCTGCGCGGCACCGTCGCCGACATCAACGGTGCCGTCCACGGCCACGCCAGCCGTGCCGCCCTCGTCCTGGCCGGGCGCGGCAGCTGGCCCACCGACGGTCATCTGCCGATGGGGGCGCTGACCGAGCGGGGGAGCGGGCGGACCTGGCTGTGGCAGGTCGAGTCCCCGGCCGGCTGGCGCTGGGACCTGGGCGAGAGCGCGCACGGCACCCACCTCGCGCTGAACGGGCCCACCGACGCCGAGCACCAGTGGCGGGTCGGGCTCGGCACGGGCGAGGAGTTCACCACCGTGCCGGGTGTGCTCGCCGTCGCATCCGGGCTCGACGAGGCGATGGGCGCGCTGACCTCGTACCGCCGGGCCGTACGCCGCCCGCACCCCGACCACAGCGCGCTCCCGGTCGTCTTCAACGACTACATGAACACGCTCATGGGCGACCCCACCACCGAAAAGCTGCTGCCCCTGATCGACGCGGCCGCCGAAGCGGGCGCGGAGTACTTCTGCGTCGACGCCGGCTGGTACGACGACTCGGCCGACGGCGGCTGGTGGGACGGCGTCGGCGAGTGGCTGCCCTCGACGCGTCGCTTCCCCGACGGCGGGATCGCGGTGGTCCTCGACCGGATCCGTGAGCGCGGCATGGTGCCCGGACTGTGGCTGGAGCCGGAGGCCGTCGGCGTACGCAGCCCCCTCGCCTCCGCACTCCCGCCGGACGCCTTCTTCCAGCGCGACGGCATACGCCTCACCGAACAGGGCCGCCACCAGCTCGACCTGCGCCATCCCGCCGCCCGCGCCCACCTCGACAAGGCGATCGACAGGATCGTCGGCGAGTGGGGTGTGGGCTACCTCAAGCTGGACTACAACATCGTGATCGCCCCCGGAACGACGGCCCCCGGGGACGTCTCACCCGGCGCCGGGCTGCTCGGCCACGCCCACGCCTACCTGGACTGGCTCTCCGAAGTCCTGGACCGGCACCCGCATCTCGTGATCGAGAACTGCGCCTCGGGCGGGATGCGCATGGACGGGGCCACGCTCGCCGTCACCCAGCTCCAGTCCACCAGCGACCAGCAGGACCCGCTGCGCTACCCGCCGATCGCCGCCGCCGCACCGAGTGCCGTACCGCCCGAGCAAGGCGCCGTCTGGGCCTACCCGCAACCCGAGTACGACGACGACCTGATCGCGTTCACCCTCGGCGGGGCCCTGCTCGGCCGGATCCATCTGTCGGGCCACCTGGACCGTATGACGAAGCATCAACTCGCCCTCGTGCAGGATGCGTTGGTCACCTACAAGTCGATCCGCCGCGACCTGGCACGGGCTGTGCCGTTCTGGCCGCTGGGCCTGCCCGGCTGGACGGACGAATGGCTGGCGCTGGGCTTGCGGTCACCCGACGACCGCACGACATACCTGACCGTCTGGCGCCGCAGCGGACAGAACGAACTCCGGTTGTCCATCCACCACTTGGCGGACCGGGAGGCGCGTGTGGAGATCCTCCACCCGTCCTCGGTGCCGGCCGGTTCGGTGGTCCGGGACGAGGACGGGGCACTGCGGGTGACACTGCCGCGCACGCCCGGTGTTCTGCTGGTGCGTCTGTCCAGTACATGA
- a CDS encoding LacI family DNA-binding transcriptional regulator — MHVTGHTRRPASIRDVATAAGVSYQTVSRVINGHPSVKPDTRARVLAAIDELGFRRNATALALASGRSRAVTVLTANTTHYGYACILRGVEEAARAASYAVGIGVLESADEAAVGAQVQRAADTGGGLIVIAYDPAGVRALGAVPAGLPVVGVVETPASPPGGDLPWVWTDDREAAYEATRHLLSLGHETVHYVAIPSSTRRTSARTAGWRQALRDAGASEPRPVQGGWGPEDGHAAGLELARDPAVTAILCGNDDLALGVLRALHECGRAVPGEVSVAGFDDAPHSAYLNPSLTTVRLDFTGLGRAAFALLHGVLEEAAQIAPRPVSVPELVVRESSGPPPATV, encoded by the coding sequence ATGCATGTGACCGGTCACACAAGGCGCCCGGCGAGCATCAGAGACGTCGCGACCGCCGCCGGTGTCTCGTACCAGACCGTCTCCCGGGTGATCAACGGGCATCCCAGCGTCAAGCCCGACACCCGCGCTCGGGTGCTCGCCGCCATCGACGAACTGGGCTTCCGGCGCAACGCCACCGCGCTCGCCCTGGCCAGCGGCCGCAGCAGGGCCGTGACCGTGCTGACCGCGAACACCACCCACTACGGCTACGCCTGCATCCTTCGGGGCGTGGAGGAGGCGGCGCGTGCCGCGTCCTACGCCGTCGGTATCGGCGTACTGGAATCGGCCGACGAGGCCGCCGTCGGCGCCCAGGTGCAGCGGGCGGCGGACACGGGTGGCGGGCTGATCGTGATCGCGTACGACCCGGCCGGGGTGCGGGCCCTCGGCGCCGTCCCGGCCGGGCTCCCGGTCGTGGGCGTGGTCGAGACCCCGGCGAGCCCGCCCGGCGGTGATCTGCCCTGGGTGTGGACCGACGACCGCGAGGCCGCCTACGAGGCGACGCGCCATCTGCTCTCCCTGGGTCATGAGACGGTCCACTACGTCGCCATCCCGTCCAGCACCCGCCGCACGAGCGCCCGCACCGCCGGCTGGCGTCAGGCCCTGAGGGACGCCGGTGCTTCGGAACCCCGTCCCGTGCAGGGCGGTTGGGGCCCTGAGGACGGTCACGCCGCGGGACTGGAGCTGGCGCGGGATCCCGCGGTCACCGCGATCCTGTGCGGCAACGACGACCTAGCGCTCGGCGTGCTGCGCGCGCTGCACGAGTGCGGCCGTGCCGTGCCCGGCGAGGTCAGCGTGGCCGGGTTCGACGACGCCCCGCACTCCGCCTATCTGAACCCGTCCCTGACGACCGTACGTCTGGACTTCACCGGGTTGGGAAGGGCCGCGTTCGCCCTGCTGCACGGCGTGTTGGAGGAGGCCGCGCAGATCGCCCCGCGCCCCGTGTCGGTACCGGAGCTGGTGGTCCGGGAGAGTTCCGGGCCGCCGCCCGCCACCGTCTGA
- a CDS encoding CBM35 domain-containing protein, translating into MRTSAFPVPAPAPQRLTVDLAVSEGPVLLGANGALYGLSDDGVPGDAALEPLKITSVTQKPEGGAQHPGGDALTVARSFFRTGGGEILVMMQDVHAKWPYENLGIDDYLLKVDKIVKDISADPDSERFVYIPFNEPDQIWYELETADQARYEANRDRFLADWRTVYRRIKAIDPDARIAGPNEAGFHSRLLRDFLAFARREDVLPQVTTWHELDSASLRVFQAHHDDYRSLEREAGMAPLKINIDEYGNRRDLSVPGQLVQWVSMFERNKVYANTAYWDAAGNLNGHVVRSGIPNGGWWFFRWYAGLTGDTVEVSPPRANTVDTLQGLASLDTARRQAQVLLGGADGDSDVVVRNVPPSVFGDTVTATVAEAAWSGYEGQHATPLVLARTKVRVAEDGSVTVPLRDMHRMSAYRIVLTPGGEGTPATPDMPWSARYEAQEAAVTDGEIRTQGTAEDPNGYAASGNQDVGSLDRPTSKVDFTVTVPHDGTYELAILYGNRSGAPATQRLRVDGGDPVTVTYPSTENWTYRAKKELQVDLSAGTHVLTLAKGTAEVTLDRIDLTARAGEPTASYEATLADIGGSPSYDYTSSAGVGTGALVLGTGDKAVFDVYAPRDGYYTVVAQASSEVELALHGERVTAPPGRSLRLYLAAGNNRVVVRAEHAAVRSLDVCGDGSAEGTLGCPAAAAALAGGAELVASPYASTGSCIGRLGNSPSSTAEFTVEAPRPGRHLLVVHYAHDDRRDNGHAYNTDIMSRTADITVGDAEPVKVTFKNTWSPDDYWTVSVPVELKEGANKVTFGNATAWAPRIDRIELGRVVGLL; encoded by the coding sequence ATGCGGACAAGCGCTTTCCCCGTCCCGGCACCGGCCCCGCAGCGCCTCACCGTGGATCTCGCCGTCTCCGAGGGCCCGGTGCTGCTCGGCGCCAACGGCGCGTTGTACGGGCTCAGCGACGACGGAGTGCCCGGCGACGCCGCCCTGGAACCGCTGAAGATCACCAGCGTCACGCAGAAGCCGGAGGGCGGCGCCCAGCATCCGGGCGGCGACGCGCTGACCGTCGCCAGGTCGTTCTTCCGCACCGGCGGCGGCGAGATCCTGGTGATGATGCAGGACGTCCACGCGAAGTGGCCGTACGAGAACCTCGGCATCGACGACTACCTCCTCAAGGTCGACAAGATCGTCAAGGACATCTCGGCGGACCCCGACAGCGAACGGTTCGTCTACATCCCGTTCAACGAGCCCGACCAGATCTGGTACGAGCTCGAAACCGCCGATCAGGCGCGGTACGAGGCCAACCGAGACCGCTTCTTAGCGGACTGGCGGACGGTGTACCGCCGCATCAAGGCCATCGACCCGGACGCGAGGATCGCCGGCCCCAACGAGGCCGGCTTCCACTCGCGCCTGCTGCGGGACTTCCTCGCCTTCGCCCGGCGCGAGGACGTCCTGCCGCAGGTGACCACCTGGCACGAGCTGGACTCCGCCTCGCTGCGCGTCTTCCAGGCGCACCACGACGACTACCGCTCCCTGGAGCGGGAGGCGGGCATGGCCCCGCTGAAGATCAACATCGATGAGTACGGCAACCGGCGCGATCTGTCCGTGCCCGGGCAACTCGTGCAGTGGGTCTCGATGTTCGAGAGGAACAAGGTGTACGCCAACACGGCCTACTGGGACGCCGCGGGCAACCTCAACGGCCATGTGGTCCGCTCCGGCATCCCCAACGGCGGCTGGTGGTTCTTCCGCTGGTACGCCGGACTGACCGGCGACACCGTCGAGGTGAGCCCGCCGCGGGCGAACACCGTCGACACCCTCCAGGGCCTCGCGTCCCTCGACACGGCGCGCCGCCAGGCCCAGGTACTGCTCGGCGGTGCCGACGGCGACTCGGACGTCGTGGTCCGCAACGTCCCTCCGTCCGTCTTCGGCGACACGGTCACCGCGACCGTCGCCGAAGCGGCCTGGTCCGGCTATGAGGGGCAGCACGCGACGCCCCTCGTCCTGGCCCGGACGAAGGTGCGGGTCGCCGAGGACGGTTCGGTGACCGTGCCCCTGCGCGATATGCACAGGATGTCCGCCTACCGGATCGTCCTCACCCCCGGCGGCGAAGGCACCCCGGCCACGCCCGACATGCCCTGGAGCGCGCGGTACGAGGCTCAGGAGGCGGCCGTCACCGACGGCGAGATCCGCACCCAGGGCACGGCCGAGGACCCCAACGGCTATGCCGCCTCCGGCAATCAGGACGTCGGCTCCCTCGACCGGCCCACCAGCAAGGTCGACTTCACGGTGACGGTGCCGCACGACGGGACGTACGAACTGGCGATCCTCTACGGCAACCGGTCCGGCGCCCCCGCGACCCAGCGACTCCGCGTCGACGGCGGCGATCCGGTCACCGTCACCTACCCGTCCACCGAGAACTGGACCTACCGCGCCAAGAAGGAGCTTCAGGTCGATCTGTCCGCGGGCACCCACGTGTTGACGCTCGCCAAGGGCACGGCCGAGGTCACCCTCGACCGCATCGACCTGACCGCCCGCGCCGGGGAGCCCACCGCCTCGTACGAGGCCACGCTGGCGGACATCGGCGGCAGCCCGTCGTACGACTACACCTCGTCGGCCGGGGTCGGCACGGGCGCGCTGGTGCTGGGGACCGGCGACAAGGCCGTCTTCGACGTCTACGCCCCGCGCGACGGCTACTACACGGTCGTGGCGCAGGCGTCCTCGGAGGTGGAGCTCGCCCTGCACGGCGAGCGGGTGACGGCGCCGCCCGGACGCTCCCTTCGGCTGTACCTCGCGGCGGGCAACAACCGCGTCGTGGTGCGCGCGGAGCATGCCGCCGTCCGCTCCCTTGACGTCTGCGGCGACGGCTCGGCCGAGGGCACCCTTGGCTGCCCGGCCGCAGCCGCGGCCCTCGCGGGCGGGGCGGAACTCGTCGCATCGCCTTACGCGTCCACCGGTTCCTGCATCGGCCGGCTCGGCAACAGCCCCTCCAGTACGGCCGAGTTCACCGTCGAGGCGCCGAGGCCGGGCCGTCATCTGCTGGTCGTCCACTACGCGCACGACGACCGGCGCGACAACGGCCACGCCTACAACACCGACATCATGTCCCGTACGGCGGATATCACCGTCGGCGACGCCGAGCCGGTGAAGGTCACCTTCAAGAACACCTGGAGCCCCGACGACTACTGGACGGTGAGCGTCCCCGTGGAGCTGAAGGAGGGCGCCAACAAGGTGACGTTCGGCAACGCGACCGCGTGGGCGCCGCGCATCGACCGGATCGAACTGGGCCGAGTGGTCGGCCTGCTGTAG
- a CDS encoding ABC transporter ATP-binding protein codes for MASSHERPLDHRYRDEHPVRTLAYLFRADRHRLAAAVGVFTVKHSPVWLLPLITASIIDTVVQHQPISRLWLSTGVIMFILLVNYPLHVLYVRLLYGSVRRMGTGLRSALCTRMQQLSIGYHSRVSAGVLQAKVVRDVETVEQMVQQTAETGLGATTVLIGGLVIIGVRTPEFVPVFLVVVPAAALVVARLRARLRTHNEHFRHEVETLSSRVTEMTRLIPVTRAHGLEGKALRRMDGTLHRLLTSGMRLDLVNGRFGSLAWVVLNVVGVLVLAGAALVSYYGVWGVTAGDVVMLSAFLTTLTNSTTTLAGLAPVITKGLESVRSVGEVLQAPELEDNEGKAELGSLRGAVTFEGVGYAYDTGRPAVRDFTLSVSPGETIALVGASGAGKSTVLNLVIGFIRPTSGQLLLDGTDMNTLDLRTYRRFLSVVPQESILFDGTIRENVAYGMDDADEETVRAALRDANALEFVDRLPQGLDTLVGERGARLSGGQRQRLAIARALIRDPRVLVLDEATSALDTRSEALVQQALARLLHGRTTFVVAHRLSTVRGADRIVVLGDGRIEEIGTHEELLRRGGAYAALHSGQVA; via the coding sequence GTGGCGTCGTCGCATGAGAGACCGCTCGACCACCGCTACCGGGACGAACACCCCGTCCGCACGCTCGCCTATCTGTTCCGCGCCGACCGTCACCGCCTCGCGGCGGCGGTCGGCGTCTTCACCGTCAAGCACAGCCCGGTCTGGCTGCTGCCGCTGATCACCGCGTCCATCATCGACACCGTCGTCCAGCACCAGCCGATCAGCCGGCTCTGGCTGAGCACCGGCGTGATCATGTTCATCCTGCTGGTCAACTACCCCCTGCACGTGCTCTACGTACGTCTGCTGTACGGCAGCGTCCGCCGCATGGGCACCGGCCTGCGCTCCGCGCTGTGCACCCGCATGCAGCAGCTGTCCATCGGCTACCACTCCCGCGTCAGCGCCGGTGTGCTCCAGGCCAAGGTCGTGCGCGATGTCGAGACCGTCGAACAGATGGTGCAGCAGACCGCGGAGACGGGGCTCGGCGCGACCACCGTGCTCATCGGCGGCCTGGTCATCATCGGCGTACGGACACCGGAGTTCGTGCCCGTCTTCCTCGTCGTCGTGCCCGCCGCCGCACTGGTCGTCGCCCGTCTGAGGGCCCGGCTGCGCACCCACAACGAGCACTTCCGCCACGAGGTGGAGACCCTCTCCTCCCGTGTCACGGAGATGACCCGGCTCATCCCGGTCACCCGCGCCCACGGCCTGGAGGGCAAGGCGCTGCGCCGCATGGACGGCACCCTGCACCGGCTGCTGACCTCCGGCATGCGCCTCGACCTCGTCAACGGCCGCTTCGGCTCGCTCGCCTGGGTCGTACTGAACGTGGTCGGCGTGCTGGTCCTCGCCGGCGCGGCACTGGTCTCGTACTACGGCGTCTGGGGCGTCACCGCCGGCGACGTCGTCATGCTGAGCGCGTTCCTGACCACCCTCACCAACTCCACGACCACGCTGGCCGGTCTGGCGCCGGTCATCACCAAGGGCCTGGAGTCCGTCCGCTCCGTCGGTGAGGTCCTCCAGGCCCCCGAGCTGGAGGACAACGAGGGCAAGGCCGAACTCGGGTCTCTGCGTGGTGCCGTGACCTTCGAGGGTGTCGGGTACGCCTACGACACGGGCCGCCCCGCCGTACGCGACTTCACCCTGTCCGTCTCGCCGGGGGAGACGATCGCCCTCGTCGGCGCGTCCGGCGCCGGCAAGTCCACCGTGCTGAACCTCGTCATCGGCTTCATCCGCCCGACCTCGGGGCAACTGCTGCTCGACGGCACGGACATGAACACCCTCGACCTGCGCACCTACCGCCGGTTCCTGTCGGTCGTGCCGCAGGAGTCGATCCTGTTCGACGGCACGATCCGCGAGAACGTCGCCTACGGCATGGACGACGCCGACGAGGAGACGGTGCGTGCCGCGCTGCGCGACGCGAACGCGCTGGAGTTCGTCGACCGGTTGCCGCAGGGCCTGGACACCCTGGTCGGTGAGCGCGGGGCGCGGCTGTCCGGCGGTCAGCGACAGCGGCTTGCCATCGCGCGGGCCCTGATCCGCGATCCGCGGGTGCTGGTCCTGGACGAGGCGACCTCGGCCCTGGACACCCGGTCGGAGGCGCTCGTCCAGCAGGCCCTGGCCCGGCTGCTGCACGGCCGCACCACCTTCGTGGTCGCCCACCGCCTGTCCACCGTGCGGGGCGCGGACCGGATCGTGGTGCTGGGTGACGGCCGCATCGAGGAGATCGGCACCCACGAGGAACTCCTGCGCAGGGGCGGGGCGTACGCGGCACTGCACAGCGGCCAGGTCGCCTGA
- a CDS encoding aldo/keto reductase yields the protein MHTRRIGDVEVSAIGLGGMPMSIEGRPDEARSLATIHAALDAGVTLIDTADAYHRDAHEVGHNETLIAKALASHDLGKDVLVATKGGHLRPGDGSWTLDGSPRHLKEACEASLRRLGVEAIGLYQFHRPDPRVPYAESVGAIRDLLDEGKILMAGISNANPERIGQANEILGGRLVSVQNQFSPAFRSSEPELRLCDELGIAFLPWSPLGGISRAGELGSAYAPFARVAEVHGVSPQQVCLAWMLAKSPVVVPIPGSSRPETIRDSLGAVDLVLTAEEIAELDAV from the coding sequence ATGCACACCCGCCGCATCGGGGATGTCGAGGTCAGCGCGATCGGTCTGGGCGGGATGCCCATGTCCATCGAGGGCCGCCCGGACGAGGCGCGTTCCCTCGCCACGATCCACGCCGCGCTCGACGCCGGCGTCACCCTGATCGACACCGCGGACGCCTACCACCGCGACGCGCACGAGGTCGGTCACAACGAGACCCTGATCGCCAAGGCCCTCGCCTCCCACGACCTGGGCAAGGACGTCCTCGTCGCCACGAAGGGCGGCCATCTGCGCCCCGGCGACGGCAGTTGGACCCTGGACGGCAGCCCGCGCCACCTCAAGGAGGCGTGCGAGGCGTCCCTGCGCCGGCTGGGCGTGGAGGCCATCGGGCTCTACCAGTTCCACCGGCCGGACCCGAGGGTGCCGTACGCCGAGTCCGTCGGTGCGATCCGCGACCTGCTCGACGAGGGCAAGATCCTCATGGCCGGGATCTCCAACGCGAACCCCGAGCGCATCGGGCAGGCGAACGAGATCCTCGGCGGCCGGCTGGTCTCCGTGCAGAACCAGTTCTCCCCGGCGTTCCGCTCCAGCGAGCCCGAACTGCGCCTGTGCGACGAGCTCGGCATCGCGTTCCTGCCGTGGAGCCCGCTCGGCGGCATCTCCCGGGCCGGTGAACTGGGCTCCGCCTACGCCCCGTTCGCGCGCGTCGCCGAGGTGCACGGGGTGAGCCCGCAGCAGGTGTGCCTGGCCTGGATGCTCGCCAAGTCGCCGGTCGTCGTCCCCATCCCGGGTTCGAGCCGGCCCGAGACCATCCGGGACTCCCTCGGCGCGGTCGACCTCGTGCTCACCGCCGAGGAGATCGCGGAACTGGACGCCGTCTGA